In Bdellovibrionales bacterium, the following proteins share a genomic window:
- a CDS encoding A/G-specific adenine glycosylase, whose amino-acid sequence MLQQTTVEAVLPYYEKFLKLFPSIELLAKATQNEVLAAWAGLGYYSRARNLHNAAQTLVELGYFPKTHQELLKLPGFGPYTARAVSSIAFGEPVGVVDGNVIRVLSRFHAADLEWWKPQDRKQYQTWADKVVLDHPPGDMNQALMDLGSAICTPSQTFCRVCPLISGCKSFKSETQLKFPRKRPQRSREIWYWQPKIWVANEKVQMVINQGQLPFLKNQWIFPGPAKKRKSRPVRFLFRHSITHHDIFVLPRLIKGKARPSDGEWASIKKLAEWNPSSLIKKTLDASDKDW is encoded by the coding sequence ATGCTGCAGCAAACGACCGTTGAGGCCGTGCTACCTTACTATGAGAAATTTCTGAAATTGTTTCCCAGCATAGAACTCCTGGCCAAAGCCACACAAAATGAGGTGCTCGCTGCTTGGGCCGGCCTAGGCTACTACTCGCGCGCGCGGAACTTGCACAATGCTGCCCAGACTCTCGTCGAGCTCGGGTATTTTCCAAAAACTCATCAAGAATTGCTCAAACTTCCCGGGTTTGGACCTTATACTGCGCGGGCTGTGAGCAGCATCGCCTTTGGCGAACCTGTGGGAGTCGTAGATGGCAATGTCATTCGGGTCCTGAGCAGATTTCATGCGGCCGACCTCGAGTGGTGGAAGCCGCAAGATCGAAAGCAATACCAGACCTGGGCTGATAAGGTCGTTTTGGACCATCCCCCAGGAGACATGAACCAGGCACTCATGGACCTCGGATCTGCAATCTGCACCCCGAGCCAGACCTTTTGCCGTGTTTGTCCTCTGATTTCTGGGTGCAAGTCATTTAAGTCCGAGACTCAACTCAAGTTTCCGCGAAAAAGACCTCAGCGCTCACGCGAGATATGGTACTGGCAACCGAAAATCTGGGTTGCCAACGAGAAGGTACAAATGGTCATCAACCAAGGGCAACTCCCCTTTTTGAAAAATCAATGGATCTTTCCCGGACCAGCAAAAAAACGAAAAAGCAGACCAGTGCGTTTCTTGTTCCGACACAGCATCACCCACCACGATATCTTTGTCTTGCCTCGATTGATAAAGGGGAAAGCAAGACCTTCAGATGGAGAATGGGCCTCGATTAAAAAGCTAGCCGAATGGAATCCGTCTTCTTTGATTAAAAAGACGCTCGATGCGTCCGATAAAGATTGGTAA
- a CDS encoding PD40 domain-containing protein — protein sequence MQKKNSQQSIPQNSGPLPPSGANQSQPRPPSNYQPSTAQQLTTEGENWNGSFSPDGRKIIFLSEKRIGHSQSQVYELNLSLSRQRRVTFHDGDDASPHFDSSGRYILYSSTTDEIKEDPVFIQKSLSELSSPPPPRPWRRIRLLAPLFLCLMLPLKSIEVQILEIRSSV from the coding sequence TTGCAAAAGAAAAATTCACAGCAAAGCATTCCTCAGAATTCTGGTCCTTTGCCCCCTTCGGGAGCAAACCAAAGCCAACCGCGGCCGCCTTCGAACTACCAGCCCTCGACCGCGCAGCAATTGACAACGGAAGGAGAGAATTGGAATGGATCTTTTTCACCCGATGGAAGAAAGATCATTTTTCTCAGTGAAAAGCGAATTGGTCATTCGCAGAGCCAGGTCTATGAATTAAACTTATCTCTCTCTCGTCAACGACGTGTTACTTTTCATGATGGAGATGACGCCAGCCCTCATTTTGATTCATCAGGCAGATATATTCTTTACTCCAGCACAACGGATGAAATCAAAGAAGATCCTGTGTTTATTCAAAAATCTTTGTCTGAACTGAGCTCTCCTCCCCCACCAAGACCGTGGCGTCGAATTCGGCTTCTCGCTCCCTTGTTCCTCTGTTTGATGCTCCCCTTGAAATCTATCGAAGTACAAATTTTGGAAATCAGATCGAGCGTCTGA
- a CDS encoding PD40 domain-containing protein, which translates to MASNSASRSLVPLFDAPLEIYRSTNFGNQIERLTTSKNYDSEGSYHPSHPSILFTSLRSGQARLHLMNTDGKSVRTLSRLNFIETEGQFHPSGHQIVFVRYAPDMKSSQLISLDIKKGEEFALTDGAGVHLSPRWHPDGQRIVFSSNGDDENNFELYSINRDGSCRQRLTYSLGDDSLPAFGPDGKSIVFSSTRTGTKQLYLMDFRPPSTCPTSGQ; encoded by the coding sequence GTGGCGTCGAATTCGGCTTCTCGCTCCCTTGTTCCTCTGTTTGATGCTCCCCTTGAAATCTATCGAAGTACAAATTTTGGAAATCAGATCGAGCGTCTGACGACTTCAAAAAACTATGATTCTGAGGGCAGCTATCACCCCTCTCACCCAAGCATATTATTCACATCTCTGCGCAGTGGTCAGGCCAGGCTCCACCTTATGAATACAGATGGAAAATCGGTGCGAACCCTTTCCAGGCTGAATTTCATTGAAACAGAAGGGCAATTTCACCCCTCAGGTCATCAGATTGTCTTTGTCAGATATGCCCCCGACATGAAGTCTTCTCAACTCATCAGCTTAGATATAAAGAAGGGAGAAGAATTCGCTTTGACAGATGGAGCTGGAGTCCATTTGTCCCCTAGGTGGCATCCTGATGGGCAAAGAATTGTATTTTCCTCCAACGGAGACGATGAAAATAATTTTGAACTGTATTCAATCAACAGGGACGGCTCTTGCCGACAGCGCTTGACCTACTCCCTTGGAGACGATTCTCTCCCCGCATTTGGTCCTGACGGCAAATCAATTGTCTTCTCAAGCACCAGGACAGGAACAAAACAGCTTTATCTCATGGATTTTCGTCCACCATCGACTTGCCCAACTTCAGGTCAGTGA
- a CDS encoding DUF1552 domain-containing protein codes for MTKIARRTFMRGVGAMLWLPYLESISVLGSTLAYGQSLGMRKRFVAMAWPQGAAGDKGSKGNWHFDVGGYLRTLSDIRSNLIIPRGFGGGDVAGGYDGSDTTHGNGYSMLTTGYSIQNKQLLLSAPQNAKSIDQLIADKVKADNSGVPLHSLVTGVTLEDGGLGFVHGDSGKTISWASSTKPILPIVNMRAMFDKIFIISSEAAANSQKEVARKKSVLDFVKSDLSTIKASVNSGDSIKLDEYLTQIREIEKYIDSNVAKTCSALGSFGSVTANLADINSCNMFLRKSIDLHVIAHQCDLVRTSTITMDTSVSNIGRGDADSYHVHTGAECDNRYHSIIQGHVDTIGYAIRKFKDAGLLDETIIYAGSDCALGHVNVNTPILIAGRGTGFKWGQEVGSVNSLRPISDLLIDMLKAYGINNPNTGNVISWDTVKVGYPYPITSEKSTPSGNSGILS; via the coding sequence ATGACTAAAATAGCAAGAAGAACTTTCATGAGGGGTGTTGGTGCGATGCTGTGGCTTCCTTATTTGGAGTCGATTTCAGTCCTCGGTTCAACACTCGCATATGGTCAATCCCTTGGAATGAGAAAGAGATTTGTTGCTATGGCTTGGCCCCAAGGAGCTGCAGGAGATAAGGGAAGTAAGGGTAATTGGCACTTTGATGTGGGTGGCTACCTGAGAACTCTTTCTGATATTCGTTCTAATCTGATCATTCCTCGAGGTTTCGGTGGCGGAGATGTTGCCGGAGGATACGATGGTTCAGATACAACACATGGAAATGGATATTCTATGTTGACCACTGGCTATTCTATCCAAAATAAGCAACTTCTTCTCAGCGCACCACAAAACGCCAAGTCAATAGATCAATTGATAGCTGATAAAGTCAAAGCAGATAATTCTGGTGTTCCGCTACATTCTTTGGTTACTGGAGTCACTCTCGAAGACGGTGGGCTGGGCTTTGTGCATGGCGACAGCGGAAAGACCATTAGCTGGGCAAGTTCTACGAAACCTATTCTTCCCATAGTGAATATGAGGGCTATGTTTGATAAGATCTTTATCATCAGTAGCGAAGCCGCGGCTAATAGTCAGAAAGAAGTCGCTCGTAAGAAAAGCGTGTTAGATTTTGTAAAAAGTGATTTAAGTACGATAAAAGCATCCGTAAATTCAGGTGACTCTATAAAACTGGATGAATACCTTACGCAGATTCGTGAAATTGAAAAGTATATTGATAGCAACGTTGCAAAAACCTGTAGCGCACTTGGCAGTTTTGGGTCTGTCACGGCCAACTTAGCCGATATAAATAGTTGCAATATGTTTTTACGAAAATCCATTGATCTACATGTTATCGCGCATCAATGTGATTTGGTTCGAACCAGTACGATTACAATGGACACATCAGTCAGTAATATTGGAAGAGGAGATGCCGATTCCTATCATGTTCACACTGGTGCAGAATGCGATAATAGATATCACAGTATTATACAAGGCCACGTCGATACGATTGGCTATGCTATTCGAAAATTCAAAGATGCAGGTCTTCTCGATGAAACGATCATTTATGCGGGGAGTGACTGTGCTTTGGGACACGTCAACGTCAATACTCCCATTTTGATTGCCGGTAGAGGGACTGGGTTTAAGTGGGGACAGGAAGTGGGAAGCGTGAATTCCCTTCGTCCAATTTCGGATCTTTTGATCGATATGCTCAAGGCATACGGAATTAATAATCCCAACACGGGAAATGTTATCTCCTGGGATACAGTAAAGGTGGGCTACCCCTATCCCATCACTAGTGAGAAATCAACTCCATCAGGAAACTCGGGCATTCTTTCTTAG
- a CDS encoding DUF1588 domain-containing protein produces MSSLTPYQYAYTLEDLLSRSLSETELNEIFQTTSKAPLPTAENGFDSHTKISISPDFVESKMEIAKIFSRILTLQINRDCVDEICAKAKLDKFLERALNKIYPESEIASIKVKLLSVFSGSILRDADFNQSTEDALWALFSGLSFHIKFLNNDSQNLMTSLELGKKFSYFLLSSLPDDLLAKDIQSGRIQDSGVRIQHVRRILSNPNYLRRFSFQFLSQFLGFKGTYQSSNESKFNDITKREIYDSEILFFEYVLSNNLPIGALIESGVVFANDSIANKFNLSGTKGQTLVPVQSNEYTGLLTHPLIFMKTFKESEKKLYVGRGSLIQQRFICQKLPNISQSTIEEIEKIEQELKDKGIGSVRGMIEYHRSNPACLSCHQYIDGFGIALEKYNGFGGFREYYSDGNAVDASGELLGQTYVDHRGMMQILRNSLEFKSCFVRQINSFASQMDFYKSSNCLVADVVAGASEEMPLRDLIESLVSSPQFTMKRQ; encoded by the coding sequence ATGTCGTCACTGACACCCTATCAATATGCATATACTCTTGAGGATCTTTTATCACGATCTCTTTCTGAGACTGAGTTGAATGAAATATTTCAAACAACGTCAAAGGCACCTCTTCCTACAGCTGAAAATGGTTTTGATAGCCATACCAAAATATCCATCTCCCCTGATTTCGTTGAATCTAAAATGGAAATCGCAAAAATTTTTTCAAGAATCCTGACCTTGCAAATAAACCGTGATTGCGTTGATGAGATTTGTGCAAAAGCAAAGTTGGATAAATTTCTTGAAAGAGCTCTTAATAAAATTTATCCTGAATCGGAGATTGCTTCAATTAAAGTAAAATTGCTCAGTGTATTCTCGGGCTCAATTCTGCGCGATGCCGATTTCAATCAGTCTACTGAAGACGCGCTATGGGCTCTTTTTTCAGGCTTGAGTTTTCATATTAAGTTTCTCAATAATGATTCTCAGAACCTCATGACCTCTCTAGAATTGGGAAAGAAATTTAGCTATTTTCTCTTGTCTTCGCTTCCAGATGATTTATTGGCCAAAGACATTCAGTCCGGGCGTATTCAAGATTCCGGGGTTCGAATTCAGCATGTGAGAAGAATACTGTCTAATCCCAATTATCTCAGGCGATTTAGTTTTCAATTTCTCTCGCAGTTTTTGGGATTCAAAGGAACTTATCAGTCGTCAAACGAAAGCAAATTCAATGATATAACAAAAAGAGAAATCTATGATTCAGAAATATTATTTTTTGAATATGTCCTTTCTAATAATCTGCCAATTGGAGCTCTGATAGAGTCAGGAGTCGTATTTGCCAATGATTCTATCGCCAACAAATTTAATCTATCAGGGACGAAAGGTCAGACTCTTGTGCCTGTTCAGTCAAACGAATACACAGGGCTGTTGACCCATCCTCTTATTTTTATGAAGACATTCAAAGAGAGTGAAAAAAAGCTTTACGTTGGTCGTGGATCTTTAATTCAGCAGCGATTTATATGTCAAAAACTTCCAAACATATCTCAGTCCACGATCGAAGAGATCGAGAAAATCGAGCAGGAGCTGAAAGACAAGGGTATTGGATCAGTCCGGGGTATGATTGAGTATCACCGATCAAATCCTGCTTGCTTGAGCTGCCACCAGTATATAGATGGATTTGGGATTGCGTTGGAGAAATACAATGGCTTTGGGGGGTTTCGCGAGTATTATTCAGACGGCAATGCTGTTGATGCGAGCGGTGAACTCCTTGGGCAAACTTATGTTGATCACCGTGGGATGATGCAAATATTGCGAAATTCACTTGAGTTCAAAAGTTGCTTCGTTAGACAAATTAATTCTTTCGCTAGTCAGATGGATTTTTATAAGAGCAGTAATTGTTTGGTCGCTGATGTGGTGGCTGGAGCGAGCGAAGAGATGCCTTTGAGAGATCTCATCGAGTCGCTTGTATCGTCTCCACAGTTTACAATGAAAAGGCAGTAA